In a genomic window of Streptomyces sp. SJL17-4:
- a CDS encoding EamA family transporter, with translation MTSPAVDPAPEAPQAAPEPESRTPARATATTVTTPTRRITGAVWAALGIVYVVWGSTYLGIRIVVETMPPFLSAGARFVTAGLLLAGIIAWRQGPAALKVNRRQLGSAVLVGLLLILGGNALVVLAETSIPSGLAALLISVVPAWVVILKAATGQRPTAGGLAGVLLGLVGLAVLTLPGVSGDVKVGGVVLVVVATLLWSLGSFSSSRLPMPPNPFTASAYEMIAGGLAGLVLGLGRGEHHGLDLAEISTRSWVALAYLIVFGSLIAFTAYAWLLQAAPLSLVATYAYVNPVVAVALGALVLNEALSWPIVLGGAIVVGGVWLIVSTERRG, from the coding sequence CCGAGGCGCCCCAGGCCGCTCCCGAGCCCGAGTCCCGTACCCCCGCGCGTGCGACCGCCACCACGGTCACCACCCCGACCCGCCGGATCACCGGGGCCGTATGGGCCGCGCTCGGCATCGTGTACGTCGTGTGGGGGTCCACGTACCTCGGCATCCGGATCGTCGTCGAGACGATGCCGCCGTTCCTCTCGGCCGGCGCCCGCTTCGTCACCGCGGGGCTGCTCCTCGCCGGGATCATCGCCTGGCGCCAGGGCCCCGCGGCCCTCAAGGTGAACCGCCGGCAGCTCGGTTCGGCGGTGCTCGTCGGTCTGCTCCTGATCCTCGGCGGCAACGCCCTCGTGGTCCTCGCCGAGACCTCCATCCCCTCCGGCCTGGCCGCCCTCCTCATCTCCGTCGTCCCGGCCTGGGTCGTGATCCTGAAGGCCGCCACCGGGCAACGGCCGACCGCCGGCGGTCTCGCCGGCGTGCTCCTCGGACTCGTCGGGCTCGCGGTGCTCACCCTGCCGGGGGTCAGCGGTGACGTGAAGGTCGGCGGGGTCGTCCTGGTCGTCGTCGCGACCCTGCTGTGGTCCCTCGGCTCGTTCTCCTCCTCGCGCCTGCCGATGCCGCCCAACCCCTTCACGGCCAGTGCGTACGAGATGATCGCGGGCGGTCTCGCCGGTCTGGTCCTCGGTCTGGGCCGGGGCGAGCACCACGGCCTCGACCTGGCCGAGATCTCGACCCGGTCCTGGGTCGCGCTCGCCTATCTGATCGTCTTCGGCTCGCTGATCGCCTTCACCGCGTACGCGTGGCTCCTCCAGGCCGCACCGCTCTCGCTCGTCGCCACGTACGCGTACGTGAACCCGGTCGTCGCGGTCGCCCTCGGTGCCCTCGTCCTGAACGAGGCCCTGTCGTGGCCCATCGTCCTCGGCGGCGCGATCGTCGTGGGAGGGGTGTGGCTCATCGTGTCGACGGAGCGGCGCGGCTGA